AGGCAATTATTTCACTGGCAAATGTGCAACGCTAGGcagctttctttttttgtaaatgGGAAACAATCCTTAACGATCTTCTAACACAGGATATTCGAGATTTGATTTGATAAAATAGGATTATGCATTTCCTTTGTTAAAAGCAAGCAGCCACGCATAAATCTACATGTGTATATAGGTTAATGCGATACATAATTGTGTGCCCGAACCACTGAGAGCCTTTTAGACAGTTGTGCCATAGGCGTTGTTGAAGACAGCACGCGAACTATCCGTGTCCAGGGATATATCCTCGGGGCTGGCGAGATCCACGCGCACGTTGGAGTTGGTGCGACGACGCGATGTTTGCGCAGCACCCCAATTGCTTAGAGTCCAATGGAAGCCGGAGGAGTTAGTTGCCGGTTCAGCGTCCACTTTCACCTGAGTGCAAACCTGTCACGAAAAAGAggcttataaaatttgtataaagAATCTTTAACCATTGCTTACCTCTCGATTACCGCACGGCAATGTTTCTGTGCCGTTTCCTAAAGCCGATCCTGACACCGAGCCGGAGCCAGATTCCCTAGTACTGCCAATGCTACTGCTGCTAGCCAGGGAATCGTTGCTGGACTCGATAACTGCTCCTCGATAACGCGACACAGCCTGGACAGCCTGTTTAAAAGCAAGGGTTtgtattaaaaacaaaatctttATAGTGCTATGATTTCTTACCATTGCATCTCCGCCTTGGCAGTCCTCAATAGACTTGAGAATCTCCCAGACCAGTTCCGAGTCCAGAGGAATGGGTTGTTCAGTGTCGCGATTGTAGATGGCAATGGCTATGTGCACGGGATGTGGCACAGGCAGCGGTATGAGCAGTTTCTCGGTCACGCTCTTTTCAGTGCATTGTTGCTTCCATGGCCGCCATGGCTTCTGGGCCTCCTGCGGCGTCTTCGGCACTTGTTGGGCGCGATGGGCTCGCACCCTTGGAGTGGTTAGTCCCACAGACATGTCCCTGAAAGACAATCATGTTTTAAGATGATATAAAGAAATTATCAAGTAAAGAACTTACCGCTTCTCCGGTTTGCGGAAGGTGAGCGTTATGCGGGAGCGGGGATTGAAAGCGGTCACCTCCAGGAAGGGCAGATGGACCTGGACATTGCCACGCGGCGCGTACACGTTACCCAACAGGTCCAGGCCCTTGGAGCCTATCACATCGGTGGCGTTCTTTACCATTTCGGTATATCTCATCAGATCCAGCGAGGCATGTGGTTCGAGTTTAAAGTGTGTATCGTGTTCAGTCAGTGGCGTTAGAAAATCTAAACTAAATATGTCGGTGTACAGGAGCCCAGCCAATCCCGGCCAGTCGTTCACCGTGAGACCCTAAAAGTATAGTTCTTAATAAAGCTAGATCCTTTACATTTAGAATGTATCTTACTTTATTATCCCAAAATTCTTCTTCGCTTATCGACAGTCTGCCGATGACATGAGACGGATAATATTTCTCTAAAATATGGGCGGCCAGTTGTATAGCAATcttcaaatcaaatcaaataattaaatattgttcTTATATAGAACTTCATTATCCATTCATACCTTCAATTCTTTGGTATTTAACTTGATCCGTGACTTAACCTGAGTGGTCAGAGCCGTCTGAAGTTCCCTTCGCCGCTTTTCCAGCTTCTCGTGCAATGTGCTCATCAGATCCTGCGCCTCGCGGTCCAGAGACAAGTAAGGGCCAGTTTTACTGATCTGCGCGGAGAAGGGCCCAAAGCAGGCTTCCACAAACTGCAGGAAGTCCTGTTGAGGCTGAAGAACTACGCGCTCGGTAGCATGCTGGTAGGCCTGCAGCTCGTCCAGTTCCATTTTAGCCTCTAGTGCCGCCAAAGCCTGCTCTGGTCGAATGATAAAGTAGTAGTCTAGAGCTAGTCCTGGTCCAGCGATCCGCTTTACTGCAATGCTATCCGAGGCCGGCACTCGTCCACACTTTTTGATAAAAAGATGGTATGTAAGGGAGTCCCATACCAGGCGGAGGGAATAACGGACGACGCCAACTTTCAAaagataattaataattagACTGATAGTTAAACCGATAATAGAAGGTACTTTACCTATAAACACGACTCCGGCGGCCAGTGGACAGATCAATGTGGCCACCAACACCGCAGCAAGAGGCTGCAGCAAGCCCTGAATCAGAAGGTTCCAAATTAAAGCCTCTAACAGAATACAGTAGCGATTCTTTGTGTTATCCGGTGCGTCCAGGTCGTAAATGAGTATCATGTAAATGTGCAGCAGTAGAACGAAGACAGGAATCCAGAGCGGAGCTGTGACAGCCAAGCCGATGCTTAGGAAACTGGTGGCCAGACAAATTAGCGGAAAAGCGAACAGTATTACAACAGTCCCCAGAAATCCTTTTACAAAGTAGTTCCAAGTTCGATTTAGGTTGCGAGTCAGTCCTTTCCCAATAAAtcctaaatataaaaagttaattattaagtatagaatttaaattaaacaaataaatcttACCTGTGTCTGGTTCCGTTTCGAAATGTGTGCGCGACTTTGATATGTGCCGCCATAGCTCGATTAGGCGCGAGGCCATTGTTTGGGTGATGCTGGTCTTTCGAGGGAAGAGGGTGCCGTTGATCTGCGAGAGCTCGAGGTCCGGCATAAAGGGCTTTACGCAGCACAGGGCTCTCAATCCCAGGGGGCTACACCATGGTACAAGAATTCCGAGAAGATACATCATATTCCAGGACCAGCACCAGATACGCTGGACCATGTTGAGGAGTCGCCAGAAAGGCCAGCGAGTGCTGGTGGTCCGGATGACTTCCTTTTCAACCAAGAACACTGGCTGGCTGGGATCGGAGCGCGGGGTAACGATGCTGGTGGCTTGCTGGCTGATGACTGTGGGAATAACGTCCGACTGGCCCTGGAAGTTGCGACGAATAATCCACGACTGCGGCGACCAGATGCGACACGCCCATTGGAAACTGCGCGTGGGTGTCTTGGCATTCTTCAGCTCCTTCAGCAGAACGGGTTCGCGCTCCTTCATGAATGCTAGATCTCGGGACAGAAAGTAGGCAGTTTGGTGTAGGTTGTGCTGGGCACACATCTTTAGTGCCTCCTCGTGGGCCGACCAGGCGCACTTGTACATCCTGGACTCCTCGGCACGCCGCAGCTTGGAACGCAGCCAGGGCGAGACTCGCGAGAGAACCGAGTGGTCATTGGACAGGCACTTCTGGTGGTCCTCGCGCGTCCGCTTCACATCCTGCTGCACCTTGTCCACAGCCTTGTACATGATCACCACCGACTGAGCCTGCTGCACAAGCAGCTCGGGAACCCCAGCGCCTAGCTCCGCCAGCTTGGCATTGGTTATGATGGAGCTGTAGACCCGCTGCAGATACTCCCGCATCACCGCCTCGTTCACCTCCTCCTCTATTTCCTTGTCATTCAACTTCTTGGCCCGCAGTTCGGCAATCAAACGTTCGCGAAAGTGCAGGAACCAGCCTCGCGTCTCCCGTTCCAGGATGCCGATGAGAATGGGGAGTGCCTTACGCATGATGTCGCGGCAGAAGAGACGCAGGTCGATCTCCTGGCCCTTTGGAGTGAGAAACTGATATGGCACAGGCTGGCTCACTTCACAGCTGTTGAAGTCGAACTTCTCCATCGTGGCGCGTCGCAGCATTTTCCGGACATACGAACAGAGGCCATCCAGGCAGTCTTCGAACTCGGGCTGAAATACAAAGGTTCGCTATAATCGATAGAATATTTAAAGAGCTAGAAGAGATTTGTATTACCCGACACACTAACTCGGCGATGAGAAACCGGCAGCGCTCTTCCTTGATCTTGTAGTCCAGATTGTGGGCCAGAAGAGCCGGCACGCCGATGAACATATCCGCCAGTTTGGTGAACGCTCCCAGCAGTCCGTGCACCGCATGGACGATGGAGAAGAAGTGTGAAAAGATCCGAGCCCGGGCAGTGACCACCACAAAACGGGCTGCCAAAGCCAAGTCGCTCAGAAAGGAGTCGTGGGCGCGTAGCTTTCCCTTCTGCAGCAACTGCGACAGACGCCACTTGTGCACCTGACCCGGAAAATGCAGACTGGGCACATCGAATTCGCTGTGGAGGATCGGGACTAAGAGTTAGCTTTGATAGTTTGTGATTTGGCAAAGATCGAGGCAACATAAAACACATAAATGAACTAGATTCAATGAAAAATTGTCGGCATGCACAAGCGTGTACCAGATTCATAATAATGGGTTGCCTGATTCAAGATTGCAGGTGTCGATATGTGGGTGTTATAGGGATTATTCAACAGCAGTTGTCTTCTAGATGTACTTCTTAAAGATAACAGAGTAGTCTCTAATCTTTTTATGactatttttggtttatttcaTGCACTTTCGCCTTTGAACTTTCGTTTCAATTTAACGGGCATGCAACATTTTTAGAGAGCAACTTTAGACAATGACTTAATGCATAAACAATTAACATTCAATAAATGAGAAGATAATGTATGTACAGAACAGAAGAACACCGACTAAACAGCATTGATGCATTGGCAACTGCTAAGTTGCCTTGGCCATCGTGGATCGATCGCCTTTTTGGTTGaatgtttgaatgtgtttatttaCCCATTTTTACGTATTGTTTCCAATTGTTCCAAAGTTAATTTCTTCGGCTTTCCATATTTATCCTTTTGCAAGCTTTACAGAAATATTTCACatacaaattgttgtttaCCGTATCATGTTTTATTGTCAGATGATGgtacagaaataataaaaacagtGGTGTGGCATGCGATtagttttaaagtttaaacaaatACGTGGATAACCGATAGCTTTGAATAGCTGGCCTttgattttagatttttgatTAGATTTGGAGCATGCCATTAATTTGATCGTTTGCGTTTGCAGAGTGCAAAGTGTCAAGGAATGATAGAGAATGGTCAGAAGGAACTCAAAATAACTCAAGAAATCACTTTCGGGTTTGGGGGGAGGTGGCACAAGCGCAGTTAGTCAGAAAGCTGTTAACTGCTTGctgcatattttttattttttttagattattaGGCTAGCAATTGCATGTCGCTCCATCCATCATCCATCAACCATCATTCACTCATCCATCAATCCATCCGTCTTCACAGCGAACAGCTCTCGGTCTCGTGACCACTAACTCACCCAGTTTCCCGCAGCGTCTTCAGTTGGACGCTCGTCAGCCGGCGGGGTTCTCCGCTCCCGTCGGAGGCCACCGCATCCAGCTCGTCGAACGGAGGAGCTATGAACAGGTCCCGCAAATTGATGGGCCGCGTCTTGCGGCTGCTCACGCTGTTCGTCGCATTGCTGGCCGTCAGATTCAGCCCGCTGGCGGCCAGAGGCTGGGGCAGAGCTGAGGATTGCGAATTGAGAGTGATTAGTTACTTGAACGCACTTGGCAGCTGTCACTCACCGATGGGGAAACTCTTCCAGTGGTAAAGGAATTGCTCAGCCACGCTTTTGATCTGCTCCACCAGCTGCTCGACTTCGGGCGGAGCACCGACCAGGTTGATGTTGAACTCGATGGGCTCCCGCTCGGGTCCGGCCAGGGTCTGGGGACGCAACATCTGGGTGCCACTAGCTATAGAGAGTGTGGCAGCGGCAGGCGTCGCAGCAGGAGCGGTAGTCGCGCCCGCCGAGGTGGCTGGCAGAGTCATGGGCATGGTGGTTCACCTTGGTTCACCCTAGTATGGCATCCATGTCTGATTGGAACTGAATAAGCTGCAAGATAGTTTCAACAAAAgatactttttagaacaatgGGGTATTCCTTTGTGAGAGTATGAGCAGGAACGGGTTGCGAATCCACTCACTGGCTGACCAAACTAATTGAAATCGCACAAGCGCGCgcaatattaaaattaatgatctAATTGAAAATACACTCGCGCATGTGTAATGGTGAGATTTTTTGAATTCCAGTCAGATACAGAAGCCAGTCCAGTCCCCAGATGTAAACAAATGTTTattgaatttgattttttcgACTCTACGCACGAAATACGATGTCTAGTAATTCCCAAATAACCAATTGGCTGAAAGACTGCCGGAGGGTCGAAGCGAGTTTCGCAAACTGGCTGGAAAGCACGAAGCGATAGACGGGAGCTATTGAGTTACACCTGCCGTCGAGACACCTGAAAAAAAGTGGCAAACACCAACTGCCACCTACCACAACTTGAACCCAATTTCGCGCTTCGCTTACTTTAATGAGACCAACTAAAATCCACGCCCAACAGTAGACACTGTACTGGGGGGGTACCTCCACCCCGTTCTTCAACATTGCGCCACCCTCCCCGCCATGTCCGTCACTTCATATTGTTTAAttgccgcacacacacacacacccgcaCACACGCGACCAGACGAGACGCACACCAATACACAGGCAGAGACTATACTGCGCACAAGGCGTTCTGTGTTGTCGTTGTCGGTTTCTAGTTTTGAGTTACAACTGCCTTTTACCTTGCTTCCTGTATCAAATTGCTGTGGCTTTGTACAGTCCGAACATCCTAAATGCGAATTCAGAGATCTCAGAAGCTCCGCTTTtccgtttttttaatttattgaagaggccaaaaaaaaacatacacatTCGCCGGTGAGACCGTGtctgaccctataaaatatacCAGCATGCCAGGTGAACGGTACTGAAGTATGTTTGCACACTgcaaaaaatactatttccggTTGGAGATAAGGGCGCGCTTTTTAAAaacctctattttttttaagtgttctgtacataaaaaataagtgtGGAATACACATTTTTAGCTTATTCTAAAAATTAATCTACTGTTTATATACCTATACTACTTAATTAAGACTCTTAATTATACTACTCTTTTCATCTTATGGTTAAAGAAGTCATTATTATCTAAAATCGAAAATCCCAGTAGTCGTCAGCAAGACTCGGAATAGGAATGGCCGCGTATCTCTGATACACTGCGAAAGGTTCAACATTTTCAATACATCGGCTTTTGGTAATGGGGATAGTGGTTTGGAAAACAAAACGCTTGGTAACTCAAAACCCGTGccattcattttctttttgggAGAAATACAATCTGGTGGCTCACTGGATTTTCGCTTTTGAAGAATACACGATGGAGAAGTTCTTGtggtttttattgatttttttttcgagggTGAAGTTATCTTGGACAGTTTCTGAGACGATTCTTTAGACAGTTGCTTGGACGGTTTCTTAAATAGTTCCTTGGACGGTTTTTCCGGCAGATTCTCAGGTTTCTTAGTAAGTTTCTTGGACAGTTCCTTGGACGGTTTCTTGCGCCGCTTCTTTAACAGTTCGAAGGAAGAGtttttgtaaagtttttttgccaatttctTGGACAGTTTTTGTACCAATTTccaggatattttttttaccttgGCCACTTTGTGTTTTTCCCCCCTTTTTTGGATTGTAACCATATCCTTAACTCGAGACACAGTAACGGCGTGGCACAATGGTTCTCCTAGGGAACCATAGGCGGCGATAAATTCCTCTACCACACCTGGGACACTGTGTACGTTCTTTATAACTGGAGTGCATACCTTCACCAAGCGATGTCGAATATACTTGGAGGCCTGCTTGTCCAGCTCGGAACTGGTGGTGTCGGCACTGGTCGCCAAATACGGGTCAATACGCCGTGACAAGTAGGCTATCTGAGGAACAAGGCAGGCCCGCACTGCATAGTTACCCAACTTACCAAGACCAATCACGGCTCCAAACACCGTAGTAAGTGGTTCCATGGTAAGAGCCCGCTTATAGACACTGCAAAAAAAGTACCAGACTTAACTTCTTTTTgacataaacaaaaaaacccatTTACTTACGAAAGAACTCTAGAAAGGATACTGCTATCAGTCGACCCAAAGGTCCGTACAATTTCGGCCATTATATTGCCGGAGTACTCCCTTAGAGCCCAATGTTCCTTGCTTTCGCGACCGTGGTCTTTGACCAACAGGCAGGACAAAACAGCCGGAAGGATCTTGTGGAGCTGTACATAAAGAATatgtttttcaaaagttcattCCAGGCCAAGTGCCTGCGCTTACGTATTTGTATAAGCTACAACGCGGATTTCTAATAAGAGCTCGCACCATTCGCATCGTATAGAGCAGCATGTGCACCTTTTTGTTACCTATATTACAAACAGTAGATTCTGAAATAAACTGGCTCAGCGAGGGCAGCAGCACTTCCATTGAAGGATCCTTGGACATGGCGCGAAAGACAAGCTTTCGACGGATTTCTGAATAACTCACACCGACGTTTGTAATCAACTCGTAAAAGTTCTGCTGTTCTTTTGTCAAAGTATAGATCCCACAAGGCTTAAGGAGCACCTGCTTCTTCCTCAGCAAACCCGCCATGGAAGGGGTAACTTGCGCACGATGATCTACAGAAACAAGTGCACGCCTGTTAGAAATAGGCTCTGGAACCGGAACCAGGTTCCTTCGGGAGCGCTGCTTCTCAGTTCTTGGCAAGTTTCGTCTCACAGGCACAAGCCTAAAGAAAATATTGGCAGGCAGGTTTTCATCTGTTCGGACAGCATATTGGAGGTGGGATACTTTCATCTGGGAATCCCGGCTGCGCCGTGAAACTTTTCCCGCCTCATTCaataatttttccattttttccttTGCTTTTAGAGATAGCCACTTGGCCACTTTGTCGTCTAACTTCCGCCCCGTGCTGGCCATGCAAATAGCCTCCAGGGATTTCCGAGACACCAATTTCTTGCAGAAGTTTTCGTCAAATGTTGGAAAATGAGGGCTGTTCATTTCCGGCGAtcttttttacattttaaactGCCAGGAAGCTAGGGATGGCCGATGATTCGATAACTCATATTGTTTCCGTTATTTATCGATTTAAATTAGTTCTGGCGGAGTTTTTCAAAAGTGGGACCCAATTTTCTTGGTTATAAGTTACTCATTTTGAAGCATTCCTTAACTTAATGAAGAATTGTTAAAGGTAATCCTATAGCGATATCCATATCCTCCAAGTAAAACACATCTTCggtaaaagtttttattttttgaactTTGAAGCGCCATTTGAATTT
The Drosophila bipectinata strain 14024-0381.07 chromosome 3R, DbipHiC1v2, whole genome shotgun sequence DNA segment above includes these coding regions:
- the mia gene encoding transcription initiation factor TFIID subunit 6 codes for the protein MNSPHFPTFDENFCKKLVSRKSLEAICMASTGRKLDDKVAKWLSLKAKEKMEKLLNEAGKVSRRSRDSQMKVSHLQYAVRTDENLPANIFFRLVPVRRNLPRTEKQRSRRNLVPVPEPISNRRALVSVDHRAQVTPSMAGLLRKKQVLLKPCGIYTLTKEQQNFYELITNVGVSYSEIRRKLVFRAMSKDPSMEVLLPSLSQFISESTVCNIGNKKVHMLLYTMRMVRALIRNPRCSLYKYLHKILPAVLSCLLVKDHGRESKEHWALREYSGNIMAEIVRTFGSTDSSILSRVLSVYKRALTMEPLTTVFGAVIGLGKLGNYAVRACLVPQIAYLSRRIDPYLATSADTTSSELDKQASKYIRHRLVKVCTPVIKNVHSVPGVVEEFIAAYGSLGEPLCHAVTVSRVKDMVTIQKRGEKHKVAKVKKISWKLVQKLSKKLAKKLYKNSSFELLKKRRKKPSKELSKKLTKKPENLPEKPSKELFKKPSKQLSKESSQKLSKITSPSKKKSIKTTRTSPSCILQKRKSSEPPDCISPKKKMNGTVYQRYAAIPIPSLADDYWDFRF
- the LOC108126516 gene encoding uncharacterized protein isoform X2, whose translation is MPMTLPATSAGATTAPAATPAAATLSIASGTQMLRPQTLAGPEREPIEFNINLVGAPPEVEQLVEQIKSVAEQFLYHWKSFPIALPQPLAASGLNLTASNATNSVSSRKTRPINLRDLFIAPPFDELDAVASDGSGEPRRLTSVQLKTLRETGEFDVPSLHFPGQVHKWRLSQLLQKGKLRAHDSFLSDLALAARFVVVTARARIFSHFFSIVHAVHGLLGAFTKLADMFIGVPALLAHNLDYKIKEERCRFLIAELVCRPEFEDCLDGLCSYVRKMLRRATMEKFDFNSCEVSQPVPYQFLTPKGQEIDLRLFCRDIMRKALPILIGILERETRGWFLHFRERLIAELRAKKLNDKEIEEEVNEAVMREYLQRVYSSIITNAKLAELGAGVPELLVQQAQSVVIMYKAVDKVQQDVKRTREDHQKCLSNDHSVLSRVSPWLRSKLRRAEESRMYKCAWSAHEEALKMCAQHNLHQTAYFLSRDLAFMKEREPVLLKELKNAKTPTRSFQWACRIWSPQSWIIRRNFQGQSDVIPTVISQQATSIVTPRSDPSQPVFLVEKEVIRTTSTRWPFWRLLNMVQRIWCWSWNMMYLLGILVPWCSPLGLRALCCVKPFMPDLELSQINGTLFPRKTSITQTMASRLIELWRHISKSRTHFETEPDTGFIGKGLTRNLNRTWNYFVKGFLGTVVILFAFPLICLATSFLSIGLAVTAPLWIPVFVLLLHIYMILIYDLDAPDNTKNRYCILLEALIWNLLIQGLLQPLAAVLVATLICPLAAGVVFIVGVVRYSLRLVWDSLTYHLFIKKCGRVPASDSIAVKRIAGPGLALDYYFIIRPEQALAALEAKMELDELQAYQHATERVVLQPQQDFLQFVEACFGPFSAQISKTGPYLSLDREAQDLMSTLHEKLEKRRRELQTALTTQVKSRIKLNTKELKIAIQLAAHILEKYYPSHVIGRLSISEEEFWDNKGLTVNDWPGLAGLLYTDIFSLDFLTPLTEHDTHFKLEPHASLDLMRYTEMVKNATDVIGSKGLDLLGNVYAPRGNVQVHLPFLEVTAFNPRSRITLTFRKPEKRDMSVGLTTPRVRAHRAQQVPKTPQEAQKPWRPWKQQCTEKSVTEKLLIPLPVPHPVHIAIAIYNRDTEQPIPLDSELVWEILKSIEDCQGGDAMAVQAVSRYRGAVIESSNDSLASSSSIGSTRESGSGSVSGSALGNGTETLPCGNREVCTQVKVDAEPATNSSGFHWTLSNWGAAQTSRRRTNSNVRVDLASPEDISLDTDSSRAVFNNAYGTTV
- the LOC108126516 gene encoding uncharacterized protein isoform X1, with the protein product MPMTLPATSAGATTAPAATPAAATLSIASGTQMLRPQTLAGPEREPIEFNINLVGAPPEVEQLVEQIKSVAEQFLYHWKSFPIALPQPLAASGLNLTASNATNSVSSRKTRPINLRDLFIAPPFDELDAVASDGSGEPRRLTSVQLKTLRETGLQKDKYGKPKKLTLEQLETIRKNGEFDVPSLHFPGQVHKWRLSQLLQKGKLRAHDSFLSDLALAARFVVVTARARIFSHFFSIVHAVHGLLGAFTKLADMFIGVPALLAHNLDYKIKEERCRFLIAELVCRPEFEDCLDGLCSYVRKMLRRATMEKFDFNSCEVSQPVPYQFLTPKGQEIDLRLFCRDIMRKALPILIGILERETRGWFLHFRERLIAELRAKKLNDKEIEEEVNEAVMREYLQRVYSSIITNAKLAELGAGVPELLVQQAQSVVIMYKAVDKVQQDVKRTREDHQKCLSNDHSVLSRVSPWLRSKLRRAEESRMYKCAWSAHEEALKMCAQHNLHQTAYFLSRDLAFMKEREPVLLKELKNAKTPTRSFQWACRIWSPQSWIIRRNFQGQSDVIPTVISQQATSIVTPRSDPSQPVFLVEKEVIRTTSTRWPFWRLLNMVQRIWCWSWNMMYLLGILVPWCSPLGLRALCCVKPFMPDLELSQINGTLFPRKTSITQTMASRLIELWRHISKSRTHFETEPDTGFIGKGLTRNLNRTWNYFVKGFLGTVVILFAFPLICLATSFLSIGLAVTAPLWIPVFVLLLHIYMILIYDLDAPDNTKNRYCILLEALIWNLLIQGLLQPLAAVLVATLICPLAAGVVFIVGVVRYSLRLVWDSLTYHLFIKKCGRVPASDSIAVKRIAGPGLALDYYFIIRPEQALAALEAKMELDELQAYQHATERVVLQPQQDFLQFVEACFGPFSAQISKTGPYLSLDREAQDLMSTLHEKLEKRRRELQTALTTQVKSRIKLNTKELKIAIQLAAHILEKYYPSHVIGRLSISEEEFWDNKGLTVNDWPGLAGLLYTDIFSLDFLTPLTEHDTHFKLEPHASLDLMRYTEMVKNATDVIGSKGLDLLGNVYAPRGNVQVHLPFLEVTAFNPRSRITLTFRKPEKRDMSVGLTTPRVRAHRAQQVPKTPQEAQKPWRPWKQQCTEKSVTEKLLIPLPVPHPVHIAIAIYNRDTEQPIPLDSELVWEILKSIEDCQGGDAMAVQAVSRYRGAVIESSNDSLASSSSIGSTRESGSGSVSGSALGNGTETLPCGNREVCTQVKVDAEPATNSSGFHWTLSNWGAAQTSRRRTNSNVRVDLASPEDISLDTDSSRAVFNNAYGTTV